A genomic window from Thalassoroseus pseudoceratinae includes:
- a CDS encoding Calx-beta domain-containing protein has protein sequence MLLSNWLNFLRGSFTRKRKTGGRRRVRLQPMTSNVEQLETRELLTGDPLIITVDVADDSSNSNTDPGDISIREAIQMANDNPGEDQIIFSESLAGSTIVIDGGELTITDDLTIVGLGAEDLTISGADSNRVFFIDNADVHFAHFTVADGFARGGDGEDSEFGGGGGGGTGMGGGIFVDTGSNVVVQDMIFLDNQAVGGDGGDAGVPGAGNTGGAGGDSSIGGAGANTQSDATEFGTGGGGGNGSADGSTSLNGRSGLNGGGGGGGGGAIGIGGYRGAIGLSFDHNSGYYHTGLGRGGDAFDGVLHDDYHGEEEDIPLATAPAANAGGGGGGAGMGGAIFVRDHATLSVVDTHFARNRAIGGEAGRHSTGVGAGVGGAIFAMDDVVVNAVGITFGNGSDQANIQSSYSTFPSSPASDRFEYGTTEAISNSAVYGEFANQLPGVTLVDTVSAPEYLGVSFLNYSTYGQNFNQSGENGQSLTSVETILDRLGSKGIREEVGTLDGIAITSVDDSNGLWFAVYDGVEEEYTREVISTYNTLNLEELIGVPAVIKSRIDGLQFRILDLDELDPQMQLQVPATLEDGVLTMYVDFDANDGQGPTAFDLLAQSFYLQFAFADIEVDIIPSGYSFFEAEHYEYGEQYGGDLTEIRITSELELTDFTPGISESSALVLTGTEEITFLADEFPYTGYYGGSEYYSGYNDGPFETLTHAQPTITFRAWDETGAVAGDRIDTDENSTVSTANGIAVVDVVDPAFYGSNAEKDSESETSEHLSEGISIILTPDTNLPFTIPVDLVPVSGNRQHPFTITGVGGVWASGPVVTSNHATMTSSSPVDFGNFFSLSGVLQLSSLDSSSYFDQGSQAIQNANIRFGYYTTEGNDLREPISVIRSAASTDAGITHFKIDGLENGTLYKDAEFTQELGANEFVSYGNGNAYLYFRPDDGFKGVAEFRIIESTSDSASGVNFPTSYTEIDNDAPIFLTRSLDGYFADADQFQITNITNGTLYYLDGESEVTINENDYLDWEIFGVSGSFELYFRPDSGFTGTGSFDVQSAVSGEGDPELVGTASTKTIDVLRINKVFVLDKPVLSAESSSAFEGDDGETYVSFTVTRSGELGLIGETTVDYAVTIDEDDTASANDFVGDLPSGTLTFREGETTRVIKVRVNGDELVEGNETFSLKLSNISSNTQLTKLDVSESHHTGVIYSDDLPEFTIEAADITEGDEGTKQLTFTVTLLDDVDGGIEVNYSTQIGSNSGPSNKLYFEGTANEIETLSFIINGNTDYGKDAAYSVSLDSASVDGHTLPFSNFVSSISTSATVINDDAAIVSVEDIEHNEETEGKAKFTVTLSAALDVDVTFDYNTVDGTATTEDSDYTGSTGTATIKAGDTSVEIEVDVPNDSVVELSQTFQLQLSNLDSNGEFVVLKDSDLIWVADTTLANTESEPIQTLVQDGFYYLLNDDGIHIFSIGGDQSLEKTLTIPTTTAGEFASFDVTHGAGESAAIVVALTGGHGFQSIIVDADRQEQLGVTTESMTPNDADLDEYQLVRYDNNDVRLLAISATKLDVHLPGESTDPDTYRSFALADLGLSTVADAQFIGDDEVLVLDTTGKVVILDLSEIDDEEVTTLDTYSATMPPASVHVSGRYAHVVGASDKPLIILDISNPENIVEAGTNTGLAIVDYAVDGKFAYIATETDGLEVYDVSEPTSLKLVDSVASLTGLQSVAVNDGTIWVGAPIDESTNFSVSQFTFQSAATGTITDSDTAVITVDDIQKLEGDSETTDFTFTIAMDRKVEHDVTVDYKLVAGTATAGLDYTDKSGTVTISAGNTSATVTISVIGEVLVEDDETFSIELSNIDAGEYSVEFPDDAESESATATIENEDIVKVSINDITITEGDINTSSKTFVVTLSSPINEDVTIDFASQAVTATEGVDYAKKAGQLVITAGQTSGTITVEVAGDSDAEADETLNMVLSNPDAGSYDIEIVDGTGVATIDNDDVSKISVGQATIADDVDGSVVLSVTLDRPVAHQVTVDYSVTDGTTNSHDYTNGTGTVTFAPNQTSAVIVINPADDMVVELNETFTVNLSNVQSGGFDVQIEDGTGEVTLTNQLKSQLVFYPSGVGGESETGEPTTGFEFHLTLPVDHDVTVDYTTSDGTATAGSDYTAKSGSITIPAGQRYASLRIPILDDSLSELTESIQLSVSNLQAGGRNVELPSTTSSTFINDNDLLTLSVGDSSFAEFDAGVTLGAGVTVSLNRSVDHDLTVNFTATDGTATSGSNDYGVRAGTLTIPAGKTTGVIPYDVFGDNVVEADEVFYIDLSDPSAGDHFVQVTDSRGTVTIQNNDSALVSLDELTSVDEANGKASFTVSLSKAVDETVTIGYATSNGTATGGSDFTAATGTIEIPAGQTQGVIEIDITDDQLVELDENFTLTLTSINANTRNVAFADAKSRTVTISDNDTETISVGDVQVTEGETDVVNFTVSLTSPVSQDVTVSYETVAESAKAGSDFTAKTGTITIPAGQSSANVSVELLDDNATEISETFALNIFNLQANGLDVDILDSTGRATVLNDDQSNFSINDISLTEGNDGVTTRTLTVTLSNPSDADVSFDYVMANGTAFAGSDFKAEPGSLTIPAGETSGTITVEVLGDRVTEADEYFTVQLSDFEFNGRDHAVVESVGRVSILNDDSTEIGINDVSATETDTEGQVKTFTIALDHPVDRNVTVSYATADGSAKAGVDYIAKSGTLTIPAGQTSGTVSVTLIGDTVVEADEAFVVEISNVQAFERNVSIEDGQGQLTLADNDFATVSVNDLAIAEADAGTIATAGFAVVLSQPVDRDVTVEYATANGTANGGSDFIATTGTLTIPAGQTRGIVNVGVTGDNLVELSENFALNIANVSAEGRDVTIADSQGLATITNDDSAAVSIGDVRVRSGNSESLEVVFNVSLSQPSDADVQIDFATVDGTAIAGEDYTATTGTLTIPAGQTSAQITVDASGSRFSSEQLNFTVDLANLNASGRDVTVADSQAEAVIRPLLQTVVSSAVDPEMISIQYPSSASGNFDGDESGLKDDLLFWNPATGENLLLLEDGTSQENPIGPTVINDGMFRQLIVGNFDEGDSDSLFFWDPASGTNRLLHLSYDTETNQVSANLQQNAIVKPAINSNDFDQVVVGNFDGGGAEDLFFYNAVTGKNRLIHLAGDVPGETTVAVGIRTNLVSPTAINGNDFESVHVGHFIEGGPDELLFINLETGKNRVVDFATDVAGVSTTFASVRTNVIERSAFNGNMFPKMAIGDFNSDGLDEVFFWDPSSGKNRLAVVDGAFEDLDFTIIDNPISNTAINGNQFTDVVERVSGNGGDELFFWNPLTGDNRVVNSDLPTL, from the coding sequence ATGCTTCTGTCGAACTGGTTGAACTTTCTGCGTGGTTCCTTCACTCGCAAACGGAAAACAGGGGGACGTCGTCGCGTCCGTCTTCAACCGATGACCTCCAACGTCGAGCAACTTGAAACACGGGAACTCCTGACCGGTGATCCGCTCATTATTACGGTCGATGTGGCGGATGATTCCTCCAACTCCAACACCGACCCAGGCGATATTTCGATTCGTGAAGCCATTCAGATGGCGAACGACAACCCCGGCGAAGACCAGATTATCTTCTCTGAATCGTTGGCAGGGTCAACGATTGTCATTGATGGCGGTGAACTCACCATTACCGATGACCTGACGATTGTCGGCCTTGGTGCTGAAGACCTGACGATCAGTGGTGCGGACAGCAACCGTGTATTCTTCATCGACAATGCCGACGTGCATTTCGCTCACTTCACGGTTGCCGACGGTTTTGCCCGCGGGGGCGACGGTGAAGACAGCGAATTCGGCGGCGGTGGCGGTGGCGGTACCGGTATGGGCGGTGGGATCTTTGTCGACACCGGCTCGAATGTTGTCGTGCAAGACATGATTTTCCTCGACAACCAAGCGGTCGGGGGTGACGGCGGGGACGCCGGTGTGCCCGGTGCTGGCAATACCGGCGGTGCTGGTGGCGATAGTTCGATCGGCGGGGCCGGAGCCAATACGCAATCCGATGCGACTGAGTTCGGAACTGGTGGTGGTGGCGGAAACGGCTCCGCTGATGGCAGCACGTCGCTCAACGGGCGCAGCGGGTTGAACGGTGGTGGCGGCGGCGGTGGTGGTGGAGCCATCGGAATCGGCGGATACCGCGGTGCCATCGGATTGTCGTTCGATCATAATTCGGGATACTATCACACCGGTCTCGGTAGAGGTGGAGATGCCTTCGACGGTGTTCTCCACGATGACTACCATGGAGAAGAAGAAGACATCCCACTTGCGACCGCTCCGGCTGCAAATGCCGGTGGCGGTGGCGGTGGAGCTGGTATGGGGGGGGCGATCTTCGTTCGGGATCATGCGACGCTATCGGTCGTGGATACTCACTTCGCCCGTAACCGCGCGATTGGTGGTGAAGCTGGCCGACACTCGACGGGTGTCGGGGCCGGCGTTGGTGGAGCCATCTTCGCGATGGACGATGTCGTTGTGAATGCCGTCGGAATCACTTTCGGCAACGGCAGCGATCAGGCGAACATTCAAAGTTCTTACAGCACGTTTCCGTCCAGTCCAGCTTCCGATCGCTTCGAGTACGGAACAACAGAAGCAATTTCCAACAGCGCTGTTTACGGGGAATTCGCCAATCAACTCCCCGGTGTGACTTTGGTCGATACGGTTTCCGCTCCGGAATACCTGGGAGTGTCCTTCCTCAACTACTCGACGTACGGGCAGAATTTCAATCAGAGTGGGGAAAATGGACAGTCGCTGACCAGCGTGGAAACCATCTTGGACCGACTCGGTAGCAAGGGGATCCGCGAAGAAGTCGGGACGTTGGATGGCATCGCGATTACCAGTGTCGACGACTCGAACGGCCTCTGGTTTGCCGTCTATGATGGTGTCGAGGAAGAATACACACGCGAAGTGATCTCAACGTACAACACCTTGAACTTGGAAGAGTTGATCGGTGTGCCGGCGGTGATCAAATCACGGATTGACGGGTTGCAGTTCCGAATTTTGGACCTCGACGAACTCGATCCGCAAATGCAATTGCAGGTTCCAGCGACATTGGAAGACGGCGTGCTCACGATGTACGTCGATTTCGACGCGAATGACGGCCAAGGACCGACAGCATTCGACCTCCTCGCACAGTCCTTCTATCTTCAATTCGCATTTGCCGATATCGAAGTGGATATCATCCCCAGCGGATACAGTTTCTTCGAAGCGGAGCACTATGAGTATGGCGAGCAATACGGAGGTGATCTCACTGAAATCCGTATCACGAGCGAATTGGAACTGACCGATTTCACTCCGGGAATTTCCGAATCGTCGGCGTTGGTCCTGACGGGGACGGAAGAAATCACGTTCCTGGCCGACGAGTTTCCTTACACCGGGTACTACGGGGGTTCGGAATACTACAGCGGATACAATGACGGTCCATTTGAAACTTTGACGCACGCTCAACCGACAATCACGTTCCGGGCATGGGACGAAACCGGTGCCGTTGCGGGCGATCGCATCGACACGGATGAAAACTCCACCGTTAGCACGGCAAACGGGATTGCGGTGGTGGATGTCGTCGACCCTGCGTTCTACGGAAGCAATGCGGAGAAAGATTCGGAATCGGAGACCAGCGAACATCTCTCCGAGGGAATCTCAATCATCCTCACGCCGGATACGAATTTGCCATTCACGATTCCGGTTGATCTCGTTCCCGTGAGCGGCAACCGTCAGCATCCATTTACCATCACCGGTGTGGGCGGCGTGTGGGCGTCTGGACCAGTTGTCACGTCGAACCATGCCACAATGACTTCCTCCAGTCCGGTGGACTTCGGGAACTTCTTCTCGCTCAGCGGAGTCCTTCAACTCAGCTCGCTAGACAGCTCGAGCTACTTCGACCAAGGTAGCCAAGCGATTCAGAACGCGAATATTCGCTTCGGTTATTACACGACCGAAGGGAATGATCTTCGCGAACCGATTTCCGTCATTCGGAGTGCGGCGTCCACAGATGCGGGCATCACGCACTTCAAAATCGATGGCCTAGAGAACGGCACGCTCTACAAGGACGCCGAATTCACGCAAGAATTGGGAGCCAACGAGTTCGTTAGCTATGGCAATGGCAATGCGTACTTGTACTTCCGACCCGATGACGGTTTCAAAGGCGTCGCGGAGTTCCGCATCATCGAGTCCACATCGGATAGCGCGAGCGGCGTGAACTTCCCGACGTCTTACACCGAAATCGATAACGACGCACCAATCTTCCTCACTCGTTCACTGGATGGGTATTTCGCCGACGCCGATCAGTTCCAGATCACGAACATCACCAACGGCACGCTGTACTACCTCGACGGTGAGTCCGAAGTGACGATCAACGAGAATGACTATCTCGATTGGGAAATCTTTGGTGTCAGTGGTTCGTTCGAGTTGTACTTCCGTCCGGATTCTGGATTTACCGGCACGGGCTCGTTCGACGTGCAAAGTGCCGTCAGTGGTGAAGGCGATCCCGAATTGGTGGGTACCGCCAGCACCAAAACGATCGACGTGCTGCGGATCAACAAAGTCTTCGTGCTCGACAAACCTGTGTTGTCGGCCGAATCGAGCAGTGCGTTCGAAGGTGATGATGGGGAAACCTACGTCTCGTTCACCGTCACGCGAAGTGGCGAATTGGGCCTGATTGGGGAAACCACCGTCGATTACGCCGTGACCATTGATGAAGACGATACGGCGTCGGCCAATGACTTCGTCGGTGATTTGCCGTCCGGGACGCTGACGTTCCGTGAAGGCGAAACCACCCGCGTGATCAAGGTACGTGTCAACGGTGACGAGTTGGTCGAAGGCAACGAGACCTTTTCGCTGAAATTGTCGAATATCTCGTCGAACACTCAACTGACAAAACTCGACGTGAGTGAATCCCATCACACAGGTGTCATCTATAGTGATGATTTGCCAGAGTTCACCATCGAAGCGGCGGACATCACCGAAGGCGATGAGGGCACGAAACAACTCACATTCACCGTGACACTTCTCGACGATGTCGATGGCGGCATCGAAGTGAACTATTCGACGCAAATCGGATCGAACTCGGGCCCATCGAATAAGTTGTACTTTGAGGGGACAGCGAATGAAATCGAGACGTTGAGCTTCATCATCAACGGCAATACGGATTACGGAAAAGATGCCGCATACTCGGTCAGCTTGGACAGCGCGAGCGTCGATGGTCACACTCTTCCGTTCAGCAACTTTGTCAGCAGCATCTCAACCTCGGCGACGGTCATCAATGATGATGCAGCAATCGTTTCGGTCGAGGACATCGAGCACAACGAAGAAACCGAAGGCAAAGCGAAGTTCACGGTCACATTGAGTGCCGCTTTGGATGTCGACGTGACCTTCGACTACAACACGGTCGATGGAACCGCGACGACCGAAGACAGCGACTACACTGGATCAACCGGAACCGCCACGATCAAAGCGGGCGACACCTCGGTTGAGATCGAAGTCGATGTTCCCAATGACAGCGTGGTCGAACTCAGCCAGACGTTCCAACTGCAACTGTCGAACTTGGATTCCAACGGCGAATTCGTCGTCCTCAAAGACTCTGACTTGATCTGGGTGGCCGACACAACGCTGGCCAACACGGAGTCCGAGCCGATTCAGACGTTGGTTCAAGACGGTTTCTACTATCTTTTGAACGACGATGGGATTCACATCTTCAGCATCGGTGGCGATCAATCGCTGGAGAAAACCCTCACCATTCCCACAACGACGGCCGGGGAATTCGCGAGCTTCGATGTCACGCATGGCGCGGGCGAATCGGCAGCAATTGTGGTTGCCCTCACTGGGGGACACGGCTTCCAGTCGATCATCGTCGACGCCGACCGTCAGGAGCAACTTGGTGTGACGACGGAGTCGATGACTCCAAACGATGCGGACCTCGACGAGTATCAATTGGTTCGTTACGACAACAACGACGTGCGGTTGCTGGCTATCAGCGCGACGAAACTCGATGTGCATTTGCCCGGTGAATCGACCGATCCGGACACGTACCGTTCGTTCGCATTGGCCGATCTGGGACTAAGTACCGTGGCCGACGCGCAGTTTATCGGTGACGATGAAGTGCTCGTGCTGGACACGACTGGTAAGGTCGTCATTCTCGATCTGAGTGAGATCGACGACGAAGAAGTGACCACACTCGATACCTACTCTGCGACGATGCCACCAGCGAGCGTTCACGTTTCCGGTCGGTATGCTCACGTGGTCGGTGCCTCGGACAAACCGTTGATCATTCTGGACATTTCCAATCCAGAAAACATCGTCGAAGCGGGGACGAACACGGGACTTGCGATTGTGGACTACGCAGTCGATGGCAAATTCGCCTACATCGCGACCGAGACCGATGGGCTGGAAGTCTACGATGTCAGCGAACCGACCTCATTGAAGTTGGTGGATTCCGTCGCGTCACTCACCGGGTTGCAATCCGTCGCGGTGAATGACGGCACGATTTGGGTGGGAGCACCGATCGACGAAAGCACGAACTTCAGCGTGAGTCAGTTCACGTTCCAGTCCGCCGCAACCGGCACCATCACCGACAGCGATACCGCAGTCATCACTGTAGACGATATCCAAAAGCTCGAAGGTGACAGCGAAACCACCGACTTCACCTTCACAATTGCGATGGACCGCAAAGTCGAGCACGATGTCACGGTCGACTACAAACTCGTCGCCGGTACGGCGACGGCTGGTTTGGACTACACTGACAAATCGGGAACCGTCACGATTTCCGCTGGGAATACATCGGCAACCGTGACGATCTCGGTGATCGGGGAAGTTTTGGTCGAGGATGACGAAACCTTCTCCATTGAACTATCCAACATCGATGCCGGTGAATACTCGGTGGAGTTCCCCGACGATGCGGAATCAGAGTCGGCAACCGCGACGATCGAAAATGAAGACATCGTCAAGGTGTCGATCAACGACATTACGATCACCGAAGGCGACATCAATACTTCGTCCAAGACGTTCGTGGTGACTCTGAGCAGTCCGATCAACGAAGACGTGACCATCGATTTCGCCTCGCAAGCTGTGACGGCCACTGAAGGCGTGGATTATGCGAAAAAGGCCGGTCAGTTGGTGATCACCGCCGGTCAAACCAGTGGCACGATCACGGTGGAAGTTGCCGGCGACAGCGATGCCGAAGCCGACGAAACTCTCAACATGGTGTTGTCCAATCCCGACGCCGGTAGCTACGACATCGAAATTGTCGACGGCACCGGAGTGGCGACGATCGACAACGACGATGTTTCAAAAATCTCTGTAGGGCAGGCCACCATCGCGGATGATGTCGATGGTTCTGTGGTCTTGTCGGTCACTTTGGATCGTCCGGTCGCTCATCAAGTGACTGTCGATTACTCCGTCACCGATGGAACTACGAATTCCCATGACTACACGAACGGAACCGGCACCGTGACGTTCGCGCCGAACCAGACTTCGGCCGTCATTGTGATCAACCCAGCGGATGACATGGTTGTGGAGTTGAACGAGACGTTCACAGTCAATCTCAGCAATGTGCAGTCGGGAGGATTCGATGTTCAGATCGAAGACGGTACCGGTGAAGTCACACTGACGAACCAGTTGAAGAGTCAGCTCGTCTTCTATCCAAGTGGTGTTGGTGGTGAGTCCGAGACCGGTGAGCCGACGACGGGTTTTGAATTCCACTTGACCTTGCCCGTTGATCATGATGTGACGGTCGACTACACAACGTCGGATGGCACGGCAACGGCGGGAAGCGATTACACTGCGAAGTCCGGTTCGATCACGATTCCGGCCGGACAACGGTATGCATCGCTACGAATTCCGATTCTCGATGATAGCCTCAGCGAATTGACGGAGTCGATTCAACTCTCCGTCAGCAACTTGCAGGCGGGGGGCCGCAACGTGGAGTTACCCTCCACAACTTCGTCGACGTTTATCAACGACAATGATCTGTTGACATTGAGTGTCGGTGACAGCTCGTTTGCGGAATTCGACGCCGGTGTAACACTCGGGGCGGGGGTGACCGTGAGTCTGAACCGTTCGGTGGATCACGATCTCACGGTGAACTTCACCGCCACCGACGGCACCGCGACCAGCGGTAGCAACGACTACGGTGTCCGAGCTGGCACACTGACCATTCCCGCTGGTAAAACCACCGGGGTGATTCCATACGATGTCTTTGGCGACAACGTCGTTGAAGCCGACGAAGTGTTCTACATCGATCTTTCCGACCCATCGGCGGGTGATCATTTCGTGCAAGTCACCGATTCTCGGGGAACGGTCACGATTCAGAATAACGATAGTGCCCTGGTTTCGCTTGATGAATTGACTTCGGTCGATGAAGCCAATGGGAAAGCGAGCTTCACGGTTTCGCTCAGCAAAGCCGTCGACGAAACGGTGACGATCGGTTACGCGACTTCCAACGGAACGGCAACCGGCGGAAGCGACTTTACTGCCGCTACGGGGACGATCGAGATTCCTGCTGGACAAACGCAGGGTGTGATCGAAATCGACATCACGGACGATCAACTCGTCGAACTCGACGAGAACTTCACGCTCACGCTGACGAGCATCAATGCCAACACCCGAAATGTTGCTTTTGCTGACGCCAAGTCGCGGACGGTGACGATTAGCGACAACGACACGGAAACGATTTCGGTCGGTGATGTTCAAGTGACCGAAGGCGAAACGGATGTTGTCAACTTCACGGTTAGCTTGACGAGCCCGGTTTCCCAAGATGTCACCGTGAGCTACGAAACCGTTGCGGAGTCGGCAAAGGCGGGCAGTGATTTCACGGCGAAAACCGGCACGATCACGATCCCCGCTGGGCAATCTTCCGCGAATGTGTCCGTCGAATTGCTGGATGACAACGCCACTGAAATCTCTGAAACCTTCGCGTTGAACATTTTCAATCTGCAAGCGAACGGGCTCGATGTCGATATTCTCGACTCGACCGGGCGTGCGACGGTTCTCAACGATGACCAGTCGAATTTCAGCATCAACGATATCTCGCTGACTGAAGGGAACGATGGTGTCACCACGCGTACGCTGACCGTGACCCTCAGCAATCCTTCGGATGCCGATGTTTCATTCGACTATGTCATGGCGAACGGGACCGCATTCGCAGGAAGCGATTTCAAAGCGGAGCCGGGAAGTCTGACGATCCCGGCTGGTGAAACATCTGGCACGATTACGGTGGAGGTCTTGGGAGACCGAGTCACGGAAGCGGACGAATATTTCACGGTTCAACTGTCGGACTTTGAATTCAACGGTCGCGATCACGCCGTGGTTGAGAGTGTCGGACGAGTTTCAATTCTCAACGACGACAGCACCGAAATCGGGATCAACGATGTCAGTGCCACCGAGACGGATACCGAAGGCCAAGTCAAAACCTTCACCATCGCGTTGGACCATCCAGTCGATCGCAACGTAACCGTGAGCTACGCAACTGCTGATGGATCGGCGAAAGCTGGCGTGGACTACATCGCCAAGTCGGGAACCCTCACCATTCCCGCCGGTCAAACCAGCGGAACGGTTTCGGTGACGTTGATTGGCGATACCGTGGTTGAAGCCGATGAAGCGTTTGTCGTGGAAATTTCTAACGTGCAAGCTTTTGAGCGAAATGTTTCGATCGAAGATGGACAAGGTCAGCTGACACTTGCAGACAACGATTTCGCGACCGTGAGCGTCAACGATTTGGCGATCGCGGAAGCGGATGCCGGTACGATCGCAACGGCGGGTTTCGCAGTTGTGCTTTCGCAACCGGTCGACCGGGACGTGACGGTTGAGTATGCAACGGCAAATGGAACAGCGAATGGTGGTAGCGACTTCATCGCAACCACCGGAACCCTGACCATTCCCGCCGGTCAAACACGTGGGATCGTCAACGTGGGTGTGACGGGGGATAACCTTGTCGAATTGAGCGAAAACTTCGCCCTCAACATTGCGAACGTATCAGCCGAAGGCCGCGATGTGACGATTGCGGATAGTCAAGGCTTGGCGACGATCACCAACGATGATTCGGCGGCGGTTTCAATCGGTGACGTGCGAGTTCGCAGCGGGAACAGCGAGAGCTTGGAAGTCGTCTTTAACGTCTCTTTGAGTCAGCCGAGCGATGCCGATGTGCAAATTGACTTTGCAACCGTCGACGGAACCGCAATTGCCGGCGAGGACTACACGGCGACCACCGGAACTCTCACGATTCCTGCCGGTCAGACGAGTGCTCAGATCACCGTCGATGCAAGTGGTTCGCGGTTTAGTTCCGAACAACTGAACTTCACCGTCGATCTTGCGAATCTCAACGCCAGTGGTCGCGATGTCACCGTTGCGGATTCCCAAGCCGAAGCCGTCATTCGACCGCTGCTGCAAACAGTTGTCAGTTCGGCAGTCGATCCGGAGATGATCAGCATTCAATACCCGAGTTCGGCGTCGGGGAACTTTGACGGTGACGAATCTGGGTTGAAGGATGACTTGTTGTTCTGGAACCCGGCGACCGGCGAAAACTTGTTGCTGCTCGAAGATGGAACATCTCAGGAAAACCCGATCGGACCAACTGTGATCAACGACGGTATGTTCCGGCAGTTGATCGTCGGGAACTTCGACGAAGGGGACTCCGACAGCTTGTTCTTCTGGGATCCGGCTAGCGGTACGAACCGTCTGTTGCACCTCTCGTATGACACCGAGACCAACCAGGTTTCGGCGAACTTGCAACAGAACGCCATCGTGAAACCGGCCATCAACAGTAACGATTTCGATCAAGTTGTTGTCGGCAACTTCGATGGTGGTGGAGCCGAAGACTTGTTCTTCTACAATGCGGTGACCGGCAAGAACCGGCTAATTCACCTCGCCGGCGACGTGCCCGGTGAAACCACGGTGGCGGTCGGGATTCGAACGAATCTCGTGTCGCCGACGGCAATCAACGGAAACGATTTCGAGAGCGTCCACGTCGGACACTTCATCGAAGGCGGCCCGGATGAGTTGTTGTTCATCAACCTGGAAACCGGCAAGAACCGAGTTGTCGACTTCGCGACGGACGTTGCTGGCGTCTCGACGACGTTCGCTTCGGTCCGTACGAATGTCATCGAACGATCGGCCTTCAACGGCAACATGTTCCCGAAAATGGCCATCGGCGATTTCAACTCCGACGGGTTGGACGAAGTGTTCTTCTGGGATCCGTCCAGCGGCAAGAACCGCTTGGCCGTTGTGGACGGGGCATTCGAGGACTTGGATTTCACCATCATCGACAATCCGATCTCGAATACCGCGATCAACGGCAATCAGTTCACGGATGTGGTGGAGCGAGTGAGCGGCAACGGTGGCGATGAACTCTTCTTCTGGAACCCGTTGACCGGTGATAACCGCGTTGTGAATTCGGACCTTCCAACACTGTAG